A region from the Candidatus Lokiarchaeota archaeon genome encodes:
- a CDS encoding 50S ribosomal protein L21e: MVKKSHGFRRRTRKLMTKKVREKGQQPVSQVLIDYEVGQRVDIIIDPAVHKGMPHYRYHGRTGEVIEKRGRGIVVKVNLGKKEKTLIVRPEHLRPSKS; this comes from the coding sequence ATGGTCAAAAAGAGCCATGGATTTCGCAGAAGAACACGAAAGCTGATGACAAAAAAAGTGAGAGAGAAGGGTCAGCAACCCGTTAGTCAGGTTTTGATTGACTATGAAGTGGGCCAGAGAGTTGACATCATCATCGATCCTGCAGTACACAAGGGGATGCCACATTACAGATACCACGGACGTACTGGTGAAGTTATCGAGAAAAGAGGTAGGGGAATTGTTGTTAAAGTCAACCTAGGGAAAAAGGAAAAGACGCTCATTGTTCGACCTGAACATCTGAGACCATCAAAGAGCTGA
- a CDS encoding methyltransferase, with translation MEGADLDIVVYEGVYAPAEDSYLLIDSIEIDDSDSVLEIGCGSGVVTTAIARVASRVVATDISQLALRNTKRNLKANAEKCNWSLLQADLLSPLKRARDFSVIVFNPPYLPQDAERTALDNALIGGESGIELTTGFLKQAKQRIGEGDTVYTIASSIADVDGLLRYIGELDLQYEVIKRKRMFFEELLLLKITLI, from the coding sequence TTGGAAGGCGCGGATCTTGATATTGTTGTATATGAGGGGGTTTACGCTCCAGCTGAGGATTCATACTTGCTCATTGATTCCATCGAAATTGATGATTCTGATTCTGTTCTGGAAATCGGTTGTGGTTCCGGAGTTGTAACAACTGCAATTGCTCGGGTTGCTTCGAGAGTTGTAGCAACCGATATATCCCAGCTTGCTTTGAGGAATACAAAACGGAACCTGAAGGCTAATGCCGAAAAATGCAATTGGAGTCTCTTGCAGGCGGATTTACTATCTCCCCTTAAAAGGGCGCGTGATTTTTCGGTGATAGTTTTCAACCCGCCTTATCTTCCCCAGGATGCCGAGAGAACTGCTCTAGATAATGCACTTATTGGTGGTGAAAGTGGAATAGAACTCACCACCGGATTTCTGAAGCAAGCAAAACAGAGAATCGGTGAGGGGGATACGGTCTATACTATTGCTTCATCAATTGCGGATGTAGATGGACTGTTGAGATACATAGGAGAGCTGGACCTACAATACGAAGTAATCAAGCGAAAGCGTATGTTCTTTGAAGAACTCCTTCTATTGAAGATAACTTTGATTTAA
- a CDS encoding tRNA pseudouridine(54/55) synthase Pus10 produces the protein MIEYGKVLKTAFMVLEDIPICNRCLGRQFAWLSTDSDNEQRGNAIKLLLSMEADELIRTGENKKGYEIVRILAQNGMFRPAMSLAQDNDLEYESADDCYLCTIEGESIFSRIPEITDEVGDIKDQIEFDTYLVGCVPIPKLVERQDEIRAKHNLLHGEPLKSDFNRELGKSIYEETRKEVEFERPDIVFIYEMADETFRLQINPLFIKGRYRKLQRGIPQSRWDCSDCRGKGCEKCDGTGRKYPDSISEYIGIPTQKAAKGSDFKFHAAGREDIDALMLGTGRPFVVEVSEPRKRHLDLDSLREKINSTAEGKVEVTDLEPSDKDTVQKLKSEASENIKEYEALIETNTEIEENLVAEAGKNLSDITIEQRTPNRVAHRRSDLVRKKQIYEVKLEKTGKKKLRGFFKVQGGTYVKELISGDDGRTKPSLTEELGTMCTCEKLNVVAIYGLPADHNP, from the coding sequence ATGATAGAATATGGGAAAGTTCTGAAGACTGCGTTCATGGTCTTGGAAGATATACCCATATGCAATCGCTGTTTGGGCAGACAATTCGCTTGGTTGAGCACGGATAGTGATAATGAACAGCGGGGGAATGCAATCAAGCTCCTCCTATCTATGGAGGCGGATGAACTCATCCGAACTGGGGAGAACAAGAAAGGATACGAGATAGTACGAATACTGGCGCAGAATGGAATGTTTCGGCCTGCTATGTCGCTAGCACAGGACAACGACTTAGAATATGAATCAGCTGATGATTGTTATCTATGCACAATCGAGGGGGAATCAATTTTCTCCCGCATCCCAGAAATAACAGATGAAGTCGGAGATATCAAAGACCAAATCGAGTTCGATACATATCTGGTTGGTTGTGTACCAATTCCAAAACTTGTTGAAAGGCAGGATGAAATCAGAGCTAAGCACAATCTTCTCCATGGAGAACCACTGAAATCCGATTTCAATCGAGAGCTCGGGAAGAGTATCTATGAGGAAACGAGGAAAGAGGTGGAATTCGAACGTCCCGACATTGTCTTCATCTACGAAATGGCCGACGAAACCTTTCGCCTTCAGATCAACCCTCTATTCATAAAGGGAAGATATAGGAAATTACAGAGGGGGATACCACAGAGTAGATGGGATTGCTCAGACTGTCGTGGGAAGGGTTGTGAGAAATGCGACGGAACGGGAAGAAAATACCCGGATTCTATTTCCGAGTATATTGGGATTCCAACGCAAAAAGCAGCCAAGGGATCTGACTTCAAGTTCCATGCCGCCGGACGGGAAGATATCGATGCATTGATGCTTGGTACAGGACGACCCTTTGTTGTTGAAGTATCAGAACCTCGAAAGCGACATCTTGACCTAGATTCGTTGCGAGAAAAAATCAACAGCACCGCGGAAGGCAAGGTTGAGGTTACAGATTTAGAGCCATCAGACAAAGATACTGTTCAGAAACTGAAATCGGAAGCATCAGAGAATATCAAAGAGTATGAAGCGCTGATTGAAACCAACACAGAGATAGAAGAGAACTTGGTAGCCGAAGCAGGGAAGAATCTCTCCGATATCACGATTGAGCAAAGAACTCCGAACCGAGTAGCTCATAGAAGAAGCGATTTGGTCAGAAAGAAGCAAATATATGAAGTGAAGCTCGAGAAAACAGGAAAAAAGAAGTTGAGAGGCTTCTTCAAGGTTCAAGGCGGGACATATGTCAAGGAGCTGATTTCGGGCGATGATGGCAGAACAAAACCCTCCCTAACCGAAGAGCTGGGAACAATGTGCACCTGTGAGAAGCTCAATGTTGTTGCAATATACGGCCTGCCTGCAGACCATAATCCTTAA
- a CDS encoding DUF552 domain-containing protein → MKLPFGLGRKKDEEDKESDEKTHSNLGLFSPAHAVQQEDPARDCKKLAELEQIFIRSRKLTSLEEDVPFVVNQVRDGSIVLLDISRMHNNGQGKLELKRIVERIRGQTRGYDADIALVNDDCVIVTPSFVKF, encoded by the coding sequence ATGAAGCTCCCTTTCGGGCTTGGTCGGAAAAAAGATGAAGAGGACAAAGAGTCAGACGAGAAAACCCATTCCAATCTCGGTCTCTTCTCACCTGCTCATGCAGTCCAACAAGAAGATCCAGCGAGAGACTGCAAGAAACTAGCAGAATTGGAACAGATTTTCATACGCTCACGAAAGTTGACATCCCTGGAAGAAGACGTACCCTTCGTCGTAAATCAAGTTCGTGATGGCAGTATTGTTCTACTGGATATATCACGAATGCATAACAATGGCCAGGGAAAGCTCGAGCTCAAAAGAATAGTTGAGCGCATACGCGGACAGACAAGAGGTTATGATGCAGATATTGCTCTTGTCAATGATGATTGTGTAATCGTGACACCCTCTTTTGTGAAATTCTAG
- the psmB gene encoding archaeal proteasome endopeptidase complex subunit beta has translation MQEHRQPPKEPESLKTGTTTVGLVGKDAAVLASDQRATMGYLVASKTAKKIHKITDRIGATIAGSVADAQSIIDLLQAESKLFEIQRGRPMRVKSLARLLSNIMFQGRGLYVLQCIVGGYDSDGPQVYYNDFVGAILSDDYTATGSGSPVAFGVLESEYEEGLTKNKAIELGVRAIGAAIERDAASGNAILASVIDKDGYQEVPQDKIKKIWKPK, from the coding sequence ATGCAAGAACATAGACAGCCCCCGAAAGAACCAGAATCCCTGAAAACTGGTACTACCACTGTTGGCTTAGTCGGAAAAGATGCAGCCGTTTTGGCTAGCGATCAGAGAGCCACAATGGGCTATCTGGTGGCGAGCAAGACAGCAAAGAAAATCCACAAGATAACAGATAGGATTGGTGCCACAATCGCCGGATCAGTAGCAGATGCACAGTCTATAATTGACCTGTTGCAGGCTGAATCAAAACTTTTCGAAATCCAGCGAGGGAGGCCCATGCGAGTCAAATCACTCGCACGTCTGTTGAGCAACATAATGTTTCAGGGTAGGGGTCTATATGTTCTACAATGCATAGTTGGAGGATATGACAGTGATGGTCCACAGGTTTACTACAATGACTTTGTTGGTGCCATCCTTTCAGATGATTACACCGCCACAGGATCCGGTTCGCCGGTAGCCTTTGGTGTTTTGGAATCGGAGTATGAAGAAGGGCTTACGAAGAACAAAGCCATAGAACTAGGCGTTCGTGCAATAGGCGCTGCAATCGAAAGAGACGCAGCCAGCGGGAATGCTATCCTTGCAAGTGTGATTGACAAGGACGGCTATCAAGAAGTTCCACAGGACAAGATCAAAAAGATCTGGAAACCTAAATAG
- a CDS encoding peptidylprolyl isomerase, which produces MSGMSDKEDEKKSTKKDEAEIVEENGLVYVDYVGRTKEDGEIFDLTLEDVAKEEGIYNDEESYKPMLVAIGKNWLLPALEEELVGMEVGESKTVEVPPEDAAGPRDPDKIKLVSKRQLQKQGVSPRKGARVEVGRQKGIITNVLGRRVRVDFNSPLAGKTLVFDVTVKGIVSGEIDKINAVIKRRIPGLPEDKYDARIEGGTVFIELPKESRYIENVQYAEIGIARDTLKVIEEAEEVKIVITYERPEELKEEKETQEDEENEE; this is translated from the coding sequence ATGTCAGGTATGTCAGACAAGGAAGATGAGAAAAAATCCACGAAAAAAGATGAAGCTGAAATCGTAGAAGAAAACGGGCTCGTATACGTGGACTATGTGGGTAGGACCAAGGAAGATGGCGAAATCTTCGACCTGACCCTTGAAGATGTCGCAAAAGAAGAAGGCATCTATAACGATGAAGAGAGCTACAAGCCGATGCTCGTGGCAATTGGGAAAAACTGGTTATTACCAGCACTAGAGGAAGAACTCGTAGGGATGGAGGTAGGAGAATCCAAGACTGTTGAGGTTCCACCCGAAGATGCCGCTGGACCGCGAGACCCAGACAAAATCAAATTGGTCTCAAAACGCCAACTTCAGAAGCAAGGCGTGAGTCCTAGGAAAGGTGCAAGAGTAGAAGTTGGAAGGCAAAAGGGCATAATAACGAATGTCCTTGGTAGACGAGTGCGTGTAGATTTCAACAGCCCATTGGCCGGAAAAACGCTTGTCTTTGACGTGACGGTAAAAGGTATTGTTTCTGGCGAAATAGACAAGATCAACGCCGTCATCAAAAGACGAATTCCCGGTTTACCCGAAGACAAATACGATGCTCGCATAGAGGGGGGAACAGTGTTTATTGAGTTGCCAAAGGAATCCAGATACATTGAAAATGTACAGTATGCAGAAATTGGCATAGCCAGAGATACTTTGAAGGTAATTGAGGAAGCTGAAGAGGTCAAAATAGTCATCACCTATGAGCGGCCTGAAGAACTTAAAGAGGAAAAAGAAACACAAGAAGATGAAGAAAACGAAGAGTAG
- the truD gene encoding tRNA pseudouridine(13) synthase TruD: MQPALPFEQRLGMRFYSTDSPGTGGKLKERYEDFIVEEINMEKEVIEVQPFRDEAVPQKPALVSGEKDRFICFTMQKIGLGTTDVARILASSLSLPWQMVSYAGLKDKRAITAQAMSIPASSAEDLSEIELHNIELRDFEYC; the protein is encoded by the coding sequence ATGCAGCCAGCGCTTCCTTTTGAACAGAGGCTTGGCATGCGATTCTATTCTACTGATTCTCCTGGCACTGGGGGTAAACTGAAAGAACGTTATGAAGACTTCATTGTAGAAGAAATCAACATGGAGAAGGAAGTGATCGAAGTACAACCTTTCCGTGATGAGGCTGTTCCGCAGAAACCGGCATTAGTTTCTGGAGAAAAGGATCGTTTCATTTGTTTTACGATGCAGAAAATCGGTCTTGGCACTACTGATGTTGCTCGAATACTTGCTTCTTCTCTTAGTCTGCCGTGGCAGATGGTCTCCTATGCTGGCCTGAAGGATAAACGTGCAATAACTGCACAAGCTATGTCGATACCTGCTTCTTCTGCAGAGGATTTATCTGAAATCGAGCTTCATAATATTGAACTTCGCGATTTTGAGTACTGT
- the rsmA gene encoding ribosomal RNA small subunit methyltransferase A → MFLSEQRIKSRLRKYGVRPSRKAGQNFLKDSRVANSMVNAAHLNRDDRVLEIGGGLGTITRWIAKAAGETWVVEIERGLVKALRDALKNYKEVHIIHGNFLEIDLPPANKIVSNLPYNISSKTIFRILEEMEIDEAVLMFQKEFAERLDAEPSNRAFSRLTLNVQYHAEVEYLETVPAEKFYPVPAVDSAIVRITPQSREVKAKDYVVFKWLLRGIYLFPKKQVGKALKMWLQNLGENPTLAGTMLAEVEPEIDETRRLRSITLEELIALSDILTNRIDEGILEGPEE, encoded by the coding sequence GTGTTTTTGTCTGAACAAAGAATCAAATCCCGATTACGGAAATATGGGGTCAGACCCAGTCGCAAAGCAGGCCAGAATTTCTTGAAGGATAGTAGAGTGGCCAATTCCATGGTCAATGCAGCCCATTTGAATAGAGACGATCGTGTTCTTGAGATTGGAGGGGGATTGGGTACGATAACCCGTTGGATTGCAAAAGCAGCGGGAGAGACCTGGGTAGTGGAGATTGAAAGGGGATTGGTCAAAGCGCTTCGAGACGCATTGAAGAACTATAAGGAAGTACACATCATCCATGGAAACTTCCTAGAGATAGACTTGCCTCCAGCCAACAAGATTGTCTCAAATCTACCGTACAATATATCCTCGAAGACCATCTTTCGAATACTAGAGGAAATGGAGATAGACGAAGCAGTACTGATGTTTCAAAAGGAATTTGCTGAGAGATTGGACGCAGAACCATCAAACAGAGCATTTTCAAGACTTACTCTTAATGTTCAATATCATGCAGAAGTTGAATACCTCGAAACGGTTCCAGCTGAGAAATTCTATCCGGTTCCAGCTGTTGATTCTGCGATTGTTAGAATCACTCCTCAAAGCAGAGAAGTGAAGGCTAAGGACTATGTTGTCTTCAAGTGGTTACTACGAGGTATCTATTTGTTCCCCAAGAAGCAGGTTGGCAAAGCTCTCAAAATGTGGTTGCAGAACCTTGGGGAGAATCCAACATTAGCAGGAACGATGTTAGCTGAAGTTGAACCAGAAATTGACGAAACTAGAAGATTAAGATCTATCACCCTTGAAGAACTGATAGCGCTTTCAGATATTCTTACAAATAGGATAGATGAGGGAATACTTGAAGGGCCAGAAGAGTGA
- a CDS encoding geranylgeranyl reductase family protein, with translation MVQLKKGFISPLSQVVPLKADVVVVGAGPAGLITAREVARSGYDVLVLEEHPRIGVPDHCAGLLSTTGLNSLGLAPPHYVIQNNVNGARMYAPNGSKLTISRGRREALVVDRRAFDSWLAERAENSGAMILTNTKAIDATLHEGNHSIVSCRENGKAREIKARIIVNAEGAIGRFSGAVGLPTVKQSSKLPAFQYEFRNVNLDSEHVEMYYGRRLAPGFFAWCIPLGKDRARVGMAARSHVRKRLTWAIQHHPILSNRIGEGTIDRKMGGVVLVGTPISRTYDDRILVVGDAAGMVKATTGGGVIMGGKAAKIAGKVIVGALSKEETSAQYLKRYEYFWKKQLLKDFFAMYAAQKMISLLSNQGLNFLFRKVNEYGLIDTIEQHGDMDRQSKVITQLLKNPRIALRLFGVIRYIQPFY, from the coding sequence TTGGTACAGTTAAAAAAGGGTTTCATATCACCTCTTTCACAGGTTGTTCCATTGAAAGCCGATGTTGTAGTGGTTGGTGCAGGACCAGCAGGTCTCATCACAGCCAGAGAGGTCGCGCGCAGTGGATATGACGTATTGGTTCTGGAGGAGCATCCACGTATCGGTGTGCCAGATCATTGTGCTGGATTGCTTAGTACAACGGGTCTCAATTCCCTTGGCTTGGCTCCACCTCATTATGTTATCCAGAACAACGTCAACGGGGCAAGGATGTACGCACCAAATGGAAGCAAACTGACAATTAGCAGAGGAAGAAGAGAAGCATTAGTTGTAGACAGGCGAGCATTCGATTCATGGTTGGCAGAACGTGCAGAAAATTCTGGTGCTATGATTCTCACGAATACCAAGGCTATTGATGCCACATTGCATGAGGGCAATCATTCTATCGTTTCATGTCGGGAGAATGGAAAGGCCAGAGAAATCAAGGCACGAATCATAGTGAATGCAGAGGGTGCAATTGGGCGTTTTTCAGGAGCTGTAGGACTTCCTACTGTCAAGCAATCTTCCAAGCTTCCAGCTTTCCAGTACGAGTTCCGAAACGTGAATCTGGATTCCGAACACGTTGAGATGTATTACGGGCGGAGGTTAGCACCGGGTTTCTTCGCATGGTGCATTCCTCTTGGAAAGGACCGCGCCAGAGTGGGAATGGCAGCTCGAAGTCATGTGCGAAAACGGCTTACCTGGGCTATTCAGCATCACCCCATACTCAGCAATAGAATCGGTGAGGGGACGATAGACCGCAAAATGGGTGGAGTTGTGCTAGTTGGAACTCCCATTTCAAGAACCTATGATGATAGGATACTTGTTGTCGGTGATGCTGCAGGGATGGTGAAAGCTACCACAGGGGGAGGAGTGATTATGGGAGGAAAAGCAGCAAAGATTGCAGGGAAAGTCATAGTTGGAGCATTATCTAAAGAGGAAACATCAGCCCAGTACCTGAAGAGATACGAGTACTTCTGGAAGAAGCAGCTGTTGAAAGATTTCTTTGCAATGTATGCTGCTCAGAAAATGATTTCACTTCTGTCAAATCAAGGGCTCAATTTCCTTTTCAGAAAGGTGAATGAGTACGGATTAATTGACACCATTGAACAACATGGTGATATGGATAGACAATCAAAAGTAATCACCCAACTTCTGAAGAATCCACGTATTGCCCTCAGGTTATTCGGTGTGATTCGCTATATCCAGCCGTTCTATTAG
- a CDS encoding peptidyl-tRNA hydrolase, whose translation MSDQYKQVMAVRTDLGMSVGKIAVQTAHGAVSASEAARKKSPKAWEAWLNSGQKKITVQVDSMDALIDLKNQASSYNIPHYLVRDAGMTQLSPGTATVLGIGPGPNHEIDKITGSLKLL comes from the coding sequence ATGAGTGACCAATACAAGCAGGTTATGGCGGTTCGGACAGATTTGGGCATGAGCGTGGGAAAAATTGCAGTTCAGACTGCACATGGTGCAGTTAGTGCATCTGAAGCTGCTCGCAAGAAGAGTCCGAAAGCTTGGGAAGCTTGGCTGAATAGTGGTCAAAAGAAAATAACTGTGCAAGTGGATTCGATGGATGCTTTGATAGACCTCAAGAATCAAGCAAGTAGTTACAATATCCCCCATTATCTTGTTCGCGATGCAGGAATGACACAGCTATCGCCAGGTACTGCAACTGTATTGGGAATCGGTCCCGGACCAAATCACGAAATCGATAAGATCACCGGTTCTCTGAAGCTACTTTGA
- a CDS encoding beta-CASP ribonuclease aCPSF1, with product MGKNNNNDRDIRERVLEELPRSAVIDSVEYEGPEIAIYSKAPKILLDDGNIIKSLARKMRKRIVVRSAPEVRLPHDEAENTVRDLVPEDAEITSIDFDDSCGEVLIEAQKPGLVIGRSGSTLREITRKTFWRPNVMRTPPIESKLIKQIRYIIQSEADQRNKIFRDIGKRIHRDTLVDNGWIRLTALGGFREVGRQSMLLQTSESSILLECGVNVGTPKKAFPRLDMPEFSIDELDAVIVTHAHLDHCGMVPFLFKYGYRGPVYMTKPTLHLATLLQLDYLDVAEREGKLRPYRDRDVKEAILHTITLGYGEVTDIAPDVRLTLHNAGHILGSAIVHLHIGDGQYNLAYTGDFKFGRTRLLEPASFTFPRLETLIMESTYGHPTDKMPPRQEVERKLASIIKKTIDRGGKVLIPVLAVGRAQEMMIVIEDLVSKNRIPRIPIYIEGMIAQATAIHTTHPEALSKKIREKIFHQGVNPFLSDIFVQVDNPDEREEIVEGEPCVIMATSGMLAGGPSVDYLRLLAAEEKNTLVFVSYQAEGTLGRRIQKGWKEINMRNREGNTQVVPVNLEVTTVEGFSGHSDRKQILNFVKRCNPRPERVLTCHGEASKCINLASTVHKALNIETKALMVAESIKLT from the coding sequence ATGGGCAAAAATAACAACAATGACCGTGATATCCGTGAACGGGTACTAGAGGAACTACCTCGATCAGCGGTTATAGACTCCGTCGAATACGAAGGTCCTGAAATTGCAATATACAGTAAAGCTCCCAAGATTCTTCTGGATGACGGAAACATAATCAAATCTCTAGCACGCAAGATGAGAAAACGCATCGTAGTCAGGTCCGCTCCTGAAGTAAGGCTTCCACATGATGAAGCCGAAAATACGGTTAGAGATCTCGTACCTGAAGATGCAGAAATCACCAGTATCGATTTTGATGATTCATGCGGTGAAGTTCTTATCGAGGCGCAGAAACCAGGACTGGTTATCGGAAGAAGTGGTAGTACGCTAAGAGAGATTACCAGAAAGACATTCTGGCGTCCTAATGTTATGCGAACACCTCCAATCGAGAGCAAGCTGATTAAGCAAATCAGATATATTATTCAATCAGAAGCTGACCAGCGCAACAAGATTTTCAGAGATATCGGAAAGAGAATTCATCGGGATACTCTTGTTGATAACGGATGGATACGACTTACCGCACTCGGAGGGTTCCGAGAGGTAGGCAGACAGTCTATGCTGCTTCAAACATCTGAAAGCAGCATTCTGCTCGAATGTGGTGTAAATGTTGGCACACCAAAGAAGGCCTTTCCAAGACTGGATATGCCTGAATTCAGCATTGATGAGTTAGATGCAGTCATAGTGACCCACGCTCACTTGGATCACTGTGGAATGGTCCCATTCTTGTTCAAGTACGGATATCGAGGGCCCGTTTACATGACCAAACCAACACTCCATCTAGCAACACTATTGCAGCTGGATTATTTGGATGTGGCCGAAAGAGAAGGGAAACTGCGACCATATAGGGATAGAGACGTGAAGGAAGCTATACTTCACACGATAACGCTCGGATACGGAGAAGTCACTGATATCGCTCCGGATGTTCGGCTTACACTACACAATGCGGGACACATCCTTGGTTCCGCTATTGTTCATCTTCATATTGGCGATGGGCAATACAATCTTGCTTACACAGGCGACTTCAAGTTCGGGAGGACTCGGTTGCTGGAACCAGCTTCATTTACCTTCCCACGCTTGGAAACGCTCATTATGGAAAGCACCTACGGCCACCCAACAGATAAGATGCCACCGAGACAGGAAGTGGAACGGAAACTCGCTTCAATCATCAAGAAGACAATCGATAGAGGCGGCAAGGTTTTGATTCCAGTGTTGGCCGTTGGCAGGGCCCAGGAGATGATGATTGTCATCGAGGACCTAGTGAGCAAGAATAGAATACCGAGAATACCGATATATATAGAAGGAATGATTGCCCAAGCAACAGCCATTCATACAACTCATCCAGAAGCCCTCAGCAAGAAAATCCGGGAGAAAATTTTCCATCAAGGTGTTAATCCATTCCTGAGTGATATCTTTGTACAAGTTGATAACCCAGACGAACGAGAAGAAATCGTTGAAGGAGAACCTTGCGTCATCATGGCAACTTCGGGAATGCTTGCTGGTGGTCCCAGTGTTGATTACCTCCGACTGCTCGCAGCAGAGGAGAAGAATACACTCGTGTTTGTGAGCTATCAGGCAGAGGGAACGCTCGGTAGGCGAATTCAAAAGGGGTGGAAAGAAATCAACATGCGAAATAGAGAGGGTAACACACAAGTCGTGCCTGTGAACCTAGAAGTAACTACCGTAGAAGGCTTCTCAGGTCATTCAGACAGAAAACAGATTCTCAATTTTGTGAAGCGATGCAATCCACGACCAGAGCGTGTCTTGACCTGCCACGGGGAAGCATCAAAATGTATCAACTTGGCATCAACAGTGCATAAAGCACTGAACATAGAAACAAAAGCGCTTATGGTTGCAGAGAGTATCAAGTTGACATAG
- a CDS encoding DUF655 domain-containing protein, with product MEDTRPKKYESHTYVLAVAQPQGFRRDSRDSAPVVQGLGETYFTLLEMVPRRNANFGTGERISLKKGARSKIDHVKRRISYEDLTAESKSQLPLVVEIIVTKHESKFVKWYNQANPITTRLHSLQLLPGVGQALMWAIIEERKKEPFKSFDDIAERTKLQSAKKAIKERIIEELEGDVKRWLFVRPPVRE from the coding sequence ATGGAAGATACACGACCAAAGAAATACGAGAGTCACACGTATGTCTTAGCAGTTGCGCAACCGCAGGGTTTTCGTCGAGATTCCAGAGATAGTGCACCAGTAGTACAAGGATTGGGTGAGACGTATTTCACCCTTCTAGAGATGGTTCCACGACGCAACGCGAACTTTGGTACGGGAGAACGTATTTCACTTAAGAAAGGAGCAAGAAGCAAGATTGATCATGTCAAGAGGAGAATCTCCTATGAGGATTTGACAGCTGAAAGCAAATCACAACTCCCTCTTGTTGTCGAAATCATTGTAACCAAGCATGAATCGAAGTTCGTGAAATGGTACAACCAAGCGAACCCGATTACTACAAGACTACACTCCCTGCAGCTTTTGCCCGGGGTCGGTCAAGCATTGATGTGGGCAATAATCGAAGAGCGGAAAAAAGAACCGTTCAAGAGCTTCGATGATATAGCTGAACGAACTAAGCTCCAAAGTGCAAAGAAAGCAATCAAAGAACGAATCATCGAAGAGCTAGAAGGGGATGTTAAGCGCTGGCTTTTCGTTAGACCTCCTGTCCGAGAATAG